The following are encoded together in the Salvia hispanica cultivar TCC Black 2014 chromosome 6, UniMelb_Shisp_WGS_1.0, whole genome shotgun sequence genome:
- the LOC125195739 gene encoding probable tRNA N6-adenosine threonylcarbamoyltransferase has translation MAEKKRLIALGFEGSANKIAVGAVTLDGCILSNPRHTYITPPGQGFLPRETAQHHLHHVLPLVKSALTEANITPQDIDCLCYTKGPGMGAPLQISAIVIRILSQLWKKPIVGVNHCVAHIEMGRIVTGADDPVVLYVSGGNTQVIAYSEGRYRIFGETIDIAVGNCLDRFARVLNLSNDPSPGYNIEQLAKKGDKFIELPYVVKGMDVSFSGILSYIEATAEEKLKNDECTPADLCYSLQETLFAMLVEITERAMAHCDKKDVLIVGGVGCNERLQEMMRVMCSERGGKLFATDDRYCIDNGAMIAYTGLLAYAQGQTTPLEESTFTQRFRTDEVLAVWRGKEDFKSNGN, from the exons ATGGCGGAGAAGAAACGGCTAATAGCGTTAGGGTTTGAAGGATCCGCGAACAAGATTGCGGTAGGCGCTGTGACGCTGGACGGTTGCATTTTGTCGAATCCTCGTCATACTTACATCACTCCGCCAGGGCAAGGCTTTCTCCCCCGCGAAACCGCTCAACACCATCTCCACCATGTGCTGCCGCTTGTCAAATCGGCCCTCACTGAGGCCAACATCACTCCGCAGGATATTGACTGCCTTTGCTACACCAAGGGCCCCGGAATGGGCGCCCCTCTTCAA ATATCAGCTATTGTCATTCGCATATTATCACAACTTTGGAAGAAACCAATAGTTGGGGTTAATCACTGTGTAGCACATATTGAGATGGGGAGGATAGTGACTGGGGCAGATGATCCAGTTGTGCTGTATGTGAGTGGGGGGAATACTCAGGTCATTGCCTATAGCGAGGGCAGGTATCGTATCTTTGGCGAGACGATAGACATTGCAGTTGGAAATTGCTTAGACAGATTTGCTAGGGTTCTTAATCTGTCTAATGACCCCAGTCCCGGCTACAACATTGAGCAG CTTGCTAAAAAAGGAGATAAGTTTATAGAGCTTCCTTATGTTGTGAAAGGAATGGACGTTTCCTTTAGTGGGATATTGAGCTATATTGAAGCTACAGCAGAAGAGAAACTTAAAAATGATGAGTGCACACCTGCAGACTTGTGTTATTCATTGCAG GAAACGTTGTTTGCAATGCTTGTGGAGATCACGGAGCGGGCAATGGCACATTGTGACAAGAAGGACGTGCTAATTGTTGGTGGTGTGGGATGCAATGAACGGTTACAGGAAATGATGCGTGTTATGTGTAGTGAAAGGGGAGGGAAGTTATTTGCAACTGATGACCGATACTGCATTGACAACGGGGCAATGATTGCCTACACTGGGCTCCTTGCGTATGCTCAAGGCCAGACAACTCCGTTAGAAGAATCTACGTTTACCCAGCGATTCAGAACAGATGAAGTATTGGCAGTTTGGAGAGGGAAGGAAGATTTTAAATCAAATGGCAACTGA